The sequence below is a genomic window from Wyeomyia smithii strain HCP4-BCI-WySm-NY-G18 chromosome 1, ASM2978416v1, whole genome shotgun sequence.
atgagttatggcagattatgctcgaacatggcttaTGTAATGCAATGTACGAAAGGAGTAACATTTAAACTttatgtacgccatcagcaCAGTTCACagtttttgagaatagttttttgtcgcttctctacaaaattagcAAATTAGCGATtggcgtttcgaaggccaaaactTCAGCGACACCAATAGtccgctaaccagctcaaaaattagcgaaatcgctaaaccgccaACTAAATATAAGCAtagctaattagcgattagcgaattagctgAATGGTGCTCACCACTGGCTCTGGTATATATTTTGATTTATGgccaaaccactaggcttgaaccatgatttgacaaaaaaggaaaaagtccctTTCTATCCACTCTGGTACTCTGGATGGACTTCCACTACTTTCCTGCCGGATTTTAGCTATGGTTTGCAGGAAACCATACATAATAGAAACCGGGAGATTTTCGTTTTCAAAATCGTTTACCACGaactttttgtcaaaattgttgtgcagttcatagcgaacCGTACAATTCGCTTGCGTCAAACTCCTTGTTTCGACATCGTTTTTAACAAAACTatggtgacattgcgcatttcgtttcgagtaactcgaataaaactaaatgatcgctggtgggcgttatgtttaatttttcgtattttttcgactttgcgggttagatgagcccaaggacaaatgacaatgacagctccttttgagctcaaagcaaaactggcagtatgcgacgtactcgaaaatagcgaaaatcgctcgattcgagctgcacaatgccacccctggacatgcataaacaaaacaaaaaatactggcatgaagaggagagagagagagctttcatatacatattcacatttctctctgagcgtgtttgttgtagTCAGCCTAtccaccagagagacgccgagacactcaccgttaaggcaactgtcaacatcaaaacgggcgagctgtataattttgcattgcagttatccgttttgatgttgacagttgccttaaagGTGAGTGCCTTGGCGATTCTCTAACATACAGGTTCCCTagtttgttgtggagtaagagagcctcgaaaaaaatcaaaattttagttgtcattCGTTAAGCGTCTTACCCcaccagctggtctcgaggtacgatgctggctttacaagccagtcgtcgtaggttcgaggctCGGCTCggaaaagactgttagtgtcagtaggatcgtagcgctagccccgcaattgtcctgtacacttaacagttggctgcgaagtctgtgtataatgaacaaaaagacgagttccgaatcggaatgtagcaccaaggctttgcttttttttcgttAAGCGTCTGTGCTTATGGGTCCATCCAACCCCAACTGGCATTTCCTAACAACATATACGTGCAAGTTGCTGAATTGACAAATTAGATTCGCAATCTACTCAATTTACTTTAATTCGTAAGCAAAACCTTAAACTGACGGTGGCTGCAAACTACATTCACACAAACGATCACATAAAAACGTGTGCTGTAATAAAGCATATTCGAATGCTTTTGAGTGATGATATATTGCCGTTTTTAGTCGTTTGTTTGAATGTAGTTTGCAGCCACCGTCAGTTCAAGGTTTTGCCTACAGTTTCAAGTAAATTGAGTAGATTGCGAATCTAATTTGTCAATTCAGCAACTTGCACGTATACGTTGCAAGGAAATGCCAGTTAGGGTTGGATGGACCCGTAAGCACAGACGCcaagtatccatgtggacgttGAACCGGTTTAAGACCACAATGATTCCATTTGCAGGAGTATTAtgcgacatttttttcaaacaaccaGCGAATATCGCGGCATAAAAGATACTAGACAGAAGAAGTaatctcattttttttaactaccTACTTTATATCAGAGTATGAACATTATTTGTGACAAGCGCAGCCGATATTATAACCATTTCCAGCTTCTCTCTGAAACAGTGTTGTCACATGTTTATCTGGAAAAGGGTAGATGTTTTCTGTGCAAATTGTATACCATACaagttacgattttttttttgtaaaaataataaagataagAACCGGTTTTTTTCCCAACAGGGCAACAttattacaaaactttgaaatcgATTCATATTCATAATCATCTCATATAAAGAACTCGAGGTGTATTTAGACTGTTGCGATTTCAAAATTATGGTGTATATAACTTACTACTGTCCTGCGTTGCGGCTGAGTGTATTTAGCcttctgttttgatttttacgAAAAGATTGCAAGCCGAAACCCCATGAATTTGATATAAAAACTCATTGTTTTGCAAGCCGAAAGCTTCATTGCGTGGCGCGGTGTCAATTTTAAAACATGTATACACATCAAAagccctttttgcctttctcctggaaaggtatagcaatcacttgcaaaaccgaaactataaaagtgctccaaagggccgaatggcatatatcactcgactcagcattttctgtatgtgtgtgtgtgtgtgtgggtgtgtgtatgcagatttttattctcattcacttttctcagagatggttggtccgattcccacaaaattagtgtcaaatgaaaggtctagctgcctcataacaccctattgaattttactgtaatcgaactgtaatttcatctgtaatgtaccgaaatgtgaaaatcacgaaacttcattatctcagaaactacacaaccgatttgatcaatagtattatcagctgagcgggctagttgagggttaactgaagaattatgattgaacacgtggtttcaaagtttggctaccctacacgttcccatttcatttgattataatcaaacttaagcaaccgttatgtattaaattgttaacaaaacaacgaaagtctattatctcaaagattatatGACTCATTTGAACATGACTGTCAATTCAATGACTGTCAATGAACATGACTGACATTTGAACATTGAACtgtctcaaactcacaaataacaaacttcatagcaatttgatatgtggctcaaaagttatggaaagaaaagaaattcaaagactattttaaactatacctgctttgatcgatatatgtggcatcaacataaattaaatgtggtatcgtactatttgaacgttccaaattcattgattccttgcgagtGTTTAAAAACTGCAAATGCACGATGAATCGGCCATAGAATATGattaaagtcaaataacaaatcgtttgaaatgattggttttaatcgaaatgacaacatcctcgacttttggcttgtggacatcgccttaattctgaacatattcatattgggtggtattcggtcattttcaacagatttcctggtatcaatctgacaccggaaattccAAAAAcataaagtggtcgtctttaaatttaaaatggtgtccagggttaatgtttggtttctatgcatcatctcgattacggaaatatccatattgagtattattcggtcattttcgacctagaagttgccatttagcaattcaaaatagtgtctgaggtcaattgttagctcgttgaccattctggttccgaagatactcatattggatggtatttggttattttaggctgttttttcacaaaccggaagtcgccatcttggatttcaaaatggtatttaaaataatttctagcctctgagcgtcattctggttgaagaaacacccatattgggtgttattcgatcattttcggctgtttcccaggaaccggaagtcgccaacctataatccaaaatggggtctgtggtcgattacagctgctgtgtatcattttagatcaggagatactcatgttagacggaaatcggccatttttggctgttttccagaaaccagaagttgccatcctacaattcataatggtgtctgaggtcaatttttagcttcttgcaacattccggctccggagatactcatgggtggtatttggtcactttggttgccatcttacaatcccaaatgttgcctgaggtcgattatggaacatatttgttacctttaaaaaccttcacctgccaaatatggttccatttagttgattagttcgcgagatgtgcagaaatttgtgtttcatccaactattatggacatatttgctaccCCTTAaaaatccacatgccaaattcggtttcatttgcttggtttgttcttgagttgtgtagaaatttatgttttatgtttgttttttatgttagttttcgagcaaggttgttaatacgatagattatcgtcgataatcgtcatcgccgttaccgataacgtatggtatcgttacttacgatgacgatagcgtcttcaaacattaacgatatcggcgatgacgatagtCACTAGATGTTATCGGTGAGGTAACGtttttttcacttcggagggttggagacgaaatatcactaggcaacaggaagaaacttttccatatttgtttatgtttcgcgtctcatcaggaaaataaacaataacaggtatcgttatcgacgtttacaataaattatcgattaacaaccttgttttcgagcctatatggatcccTACACATGGGTGGAGGACTTGACGGTGATTCGTCAAGCGTATTTCCAAACACAAAGCTTAACTAAAAATTAcaatataaataacattataataataacataatAGTAACAATTTATTGAGATCAACACAATAATTGCAattcgctttttttttattacacttGACTTATCACACCGCCGGTTTTAGTTTCGCATGACCTAACAAAACTAAATACTGGCGGGGTCTGTAGGGCTTAATCGAGGTTTATACTAACCCTAAAACCACTAACAAAACCTCGTGACTAACTTTCACCCATTGCACTCATATAATGTAGCATTACTAACCCTTCTCACTTCTCTGacaactactactactattactctcattataattatttttctatatatacatgtgtgtatgcatatgttttattataattattatttcgcgAATTTATTTGTTCCCAGTGTCAATCCCAGTTGCGATCTAATggcaatttctttattccacccagCTCACCCACTTTCGCTTGATTTTGATGCAGTATCGACCCGGCGTGTTGCCCAAAGCGTACCGTGGGTTTGTCAGTTTCAATCCACCGTCGCACGTGCTTGGTTCGTGAGCGGTtgtctggcatctctttcttacttgcgttctAAATCGTGATGCCATTTCTGTATTCTTGGGTAGACTTTCACTGACCCTGtggaataaaaaatttgctctaaCTGCTGTCAGAACGATTCTATTtcgatttgattcgacccattaTTATGCAGTTGGCACCCTGAAATGGATAGTTGCGCAGCGAATGTTGAGCCAGTTTTGGCGCACCAATACATGAGCTCTGAATGTAGACAACTGCCTAGCATCTCTTTAGATTACGTCGTGAGTCGCAGTATCGTTTCATTATTCCAGGTGTtggcactgacccagtggagtGGATAAATTCGCTTATACGTTTATACGTTATACGTTTTTGGTAGAATGAATTTCATTGGGTGGTGGTATATGTTGACGGTCTGAATGTGGATGTATGTGACAGTACTTTTGGCTTTTCCATTAACCACTcccattcttttttttctctttttttttgcggTTGCGAGACAAAATGCTTAATAGTTTACCAGAACAACCGAAAGAACCATGGCAAGCATAGCAGTAACGCGGACGGACTTCCATGGGATATGTCGAAAGGTGCGACCGAGGATGAGAACACGGCATAAATGAGAGCAACAGACGCAACGACCACAAGTAAGACTGCCGGCATTGATATTGATGCAATGAGGCCTTGGAACAACAAAGGTATAGTCAACTCTGTGGTGAGTAAGGTGATATGAACCGGTAACAACAGGTACGTTCCCCATTTACAACACATAACTGCCGTTGAAACCTTCAGTCCAGAGTAAATTCGCTCACATGTGCTCTATCGGTCGCCAGTGACTGTTGCGTCATGAATTGCTCCTGGAGGTTTTGACATCATAACCTGGGCCTAGTGTAGAAGTTATTCGCTCACGGCGACCAGCTAGACAATCCAccctaagaagaagaagaagaagattaacaaccttgttttcgagcctatatggatcagacagacagacagacagaccggactgcatttttatatgtatagattacaacatcaatattttagaacctaaagagtgaatatacatttattggattgaagcgttcatgtaaatctatttttacaaataaaagtttgaatgagaaaggctgggtctgaccgctaggtggattaatttaggtttttaattaaaaaaaaagtttttttaacaaTGCAGATTGTGGTACATTTTTTTGTGGAAACTGTTCAGATAAGATAGATTTTCTTAACTTAATATGTTTCAACACTACCCTGATAATTCATGTAGACTCTTTAATCAGACTAAGAATCATATCAAACGTAGATAGTTGGGTTTTTATGTTCTTTCAGAATATTGACGTTGATGGCAACACTAACTAAATAACTAATCAAATGCGCAAACAAGAATAATTAATAGTAATTTACTGACCACGGTAAATAATAATGAAACGACAGTTTTATACATGTTCGCTTTACATTGCACCGCGGTCCGCAACGAACAATTGTGCTTATCAATGTAACCATTACGTTGTTTGCACACAGATACTGATAGTGCACTTGTAAAGTTTTCAGTTCTGATGATTTTTCTCAGCCATCGTTGGCATTTAATATCAGTTTCACCTCATCACTCATCTCGAGCAGATCAAAACCATGGCTTCTCCGAGAGATGTTTTCACCTTCTTCGATCCAGTGAGCAAAGTTTGGAGCGGCCTTAAGACACCGTCGATTTTCAATCCCAACCAAAGTCTCGGAGCACTGGTACTAACGATCCTAGAGCGAAACTCGAATAAAGTGGTGCAAATCTGCGCCGACACTGGTGCTAGAACGACTGGCGCCGAGATACGTTTAAGGGCCATACGCATTGCTTTGAATTTGAAACGGATGAACTATGGAGTCAGTAAGGAAGAAGTTTTCGCAATGGCCGTGAGAAACGGAGAACACACGGCACCGGTTCTGTTTGCTTGCTTTGCGCTAGGAATTCCCGTTAATACTCTGGACCCATCTTTCCTACGGGATGATCTTAGCCATATGCTTTCAACTGTTCGTCCTAAAGTTGTATTTTGCGATACCGAAACATTGCAGGAGATGTTATTAGCATGTGACTTGGTTGAACTTAAACCTAGGATAATCGTGATGGGTGACAAAGTGACGGGCTTTGATCACGTGGACGATTTATTAGTGCCTAGCGATGCCGAAAACTACTTTGTGTAAGTCTAGGTAGGATTTGAaacctttcaaaaaaatttctcatTTGTGTTTTTTATGTTCAGCCCAGTAAATATTAGTGATCCATCAAAGCATTGCGCAATAATGGTGTGCTCTTCCGGAACCACTGGACGTTCGAAAGCGGTTTGTCTCTCCCACTCCATCTGCATCGTTCATGTGGCTAATTTCTTCGATTGTTATCCCGACGATACCATCTTTGCCTTCAGTTCCCTCTACTGGCTTTCGGGATTGATCATGCTGCTGGTAGGAACTATTTGGGGAGCAACTCGAGTTATAACACGTAACACTTTCagttccaaactagctgtagaTATCGTTGAGCGTTTTCGAGTTTCAGTTGTACTATTCCCGCCCTCGCAGGCTTCGGCAATTGTGAACGATGCGAATGTAGGAGAAATCAATTTCGATTGTGTTCGATTGGCGTTATGTGGAGGAGGACCAGTTTCTGTTAGGCTGAGAAGTTTATTTAACAATTTACTTCCTGGTAAGCCGTTACAAGTGGCTTATGGACTAACCGAAATCGGCTGTGCGGTTACGTTAACGAAAGGAGGTATCGGGTGTGAAGAATCAGTAGGTTTTCCGAAAGCAGGAATGGAGGTGAAAATAGCTGATGATCACGGAATGCCGCTCGATAATGGCTTGGAAGGAGAAATCTACGCGAGAGCAAAGTTCGTATTCCTTGGGTATTATGGAAACGACGCTGCCACTGGGGACATACTTGATGATGAAGGCTGGTTACATACCGGTGATATTGGGCGCTTCGATGACAATGGCTTACTGTACGTGGTGGATCGTAAGAAGGACATTTTGAAATATGGAAATTTTCAAATCGCACCCAGCGAGATTGAGGAAGTTGTTCAGGAAATTCCAGGAGTAAAGGCGGTGTGCGTGGTGGGAATTCCGGCCGATGGTAACGATCTACCGGCTGCGCTGGTGGTTCCCAAGGATGGTGGTTGCAAAGCAGAGGACATTCTAAAGAGAGTCGAAAAAAAGCTGGGAAACTATAAACAGCTTCGAGGAGGCGTTTATTTCACTACTAAGTTGCCGTTGACTCCATCCGGAAAGGTGCTAAGGCGAGAGGCGAAGCTGATGGTTATGAAAATGAAAGGTGACTAGCTTGTGACCAGTGAGCTAATGAGAAAAATATAGATATACGTACACACATGAAGATAATATACTCTGTTTGAGAAGTTATAAGTTCTCAAGTAACTTGGCTATTATGATGATGGAACATTATTCCAGTACATTCAGTACATTCAGTTTCTAGATAACAAGTTGATTATTGTAAATATTATTGTTTTTGACGGAACACAAGTAGTAAAATAAAAGGAAAGAAACGATTTGTATAGCGTCGATACACTCGGAGCACCTTGGAAAAAGCGAAGTAGGCCGACTTTCAAGCTTGAATGCATTTTTGAGCCTTTGCACCACTTCAAGTTCGCTACATTGCCGTGAAACGCATATTAGTCCCATCTAccttttcgtcgattttgagtCTTGGCAGTCAGTAGTTAGAATCGAAAATGCTTTTCAAAATAAATCTAGAAAATAATACAGTTTGTTatgtaaaatttgcaaaaaacagGTCAGTTTGTCCCATCTTTTAAATAATCGCATAGCAGTCCCAtgatagataaaaaaataacacctGTATTCAGAGTTTGAATGCTTTTTTCCACAACATTTTATTCTTCCTCGTTGATGTTAAGTAAAAGTGAGCAAAAATAGCCAGATCATCTTCAAAGGAGCAACCGACATACGCGTAACAAGCACGTATCAGATCTAGGGAGAACATTTTGTACAAGATTGAACAATATTTTCAAACTTTCAAAATGATTCACTTTCaggaaaacaaacaattttgataactatgaaaaatatcaaactgaTTCAGTCCCAAGGGCCATAAAAACTGAGACTAATAGGCGTATATTTTACATGCTGTAGTACAAAATAATCGCACGTCGGTCCCACTATAATTTATTCCATCCATCAATCTCAGAAGAAAACATATCAACATTGAAAGCGGATCGTATTTTATTGGATTAAACATTTTCAGCTCTTCTATCGCTATTTTCTCCGTTCAATGATTTCGCAGATGGGACTTATATGCGTAATAACATCAAAGTGACCTACGAAGCTAAGAAGTTAGTCGTTCAATACCTGTCTCTTGGATTACATAATCGGTACCTACATGTAAATGCGTAATCGTGCGTTCAGTGTGCCAAAGATATTCTTGATCAACGTGGCCATGAGTTGCTTTGCGTTATGTTCTCGATCTTTCTGGAGAGTCTATCAGATTATACAGTATTGTGTGTAGTGAATCGAGCagcgcacagaggagtacctgaaacaaaaaagctggccaaaataagaaaaaagttttttaggcCTTTTGGTGctactatatttttttctgcagcttgaaTAAATGCTTTACGTAATACAATCACTCGAATAACTTGAAACGGTATTTACACATGCTGAGAgtgctgtaaacattgacaaattttcaagtttttttttgaaatcgaaTCATTTATACTAACAAGTTGTGCCAGgcgtcaaaaaaatgacaattgatcgaTATTTTGCAGTAAATGAGTTCTCTATGTTCAATTCTAGTAAACCAGTTGATAGGAATtccgaaataaaaaagttatgacTACTTTTAAGCACTTCTCGAAATTaatgatttttatgtattttcgagcgttttcaaaattaaaaaagttatcaaattccgcggaatccgatcatataatcttcgggggaatggaagttcataTCATCACGAATACATCCTTGTTAATATTTCATCCGGAAACGcccggattgacatttgcgacccgtttgaagaaagcttttttcaacaaatttcaaCATTAACAGCTtacgcaaagcaaagcaaagctctGGTGCTACttttcgattcggaactcgaccttctgtttactatacacagactttgcagccaaccattaagtgtacaggacaattgcggggctagcgctacgatcctactgacactaacagtctctcccgagtcaagactcgaacctacgacgactggcttgttaaaccagcatcgtacctcgagaccagctggggaggcaaccgcgaaaaagaaaaaaaatacctgaAGTGTCCCTGCCTCATGCTCCAAACAGAGTTTCAGCTCAACAATgattgaatgaaataaaaaattttccgcTTCTCACTCAAATACttcccaaaatattgctaaatatCAGCGAAATAATTAtggccaggttttcactcgagttactcctctgtgcATCGCCCTGAAACTTTTTCTATACATTAGTGATGGGCAAtcatttcatgtattcatgcaagTATGGAACAAACAACTTCTTTTATTCATTGTCCGGTTAGTTAACTCGGTAATTAGCTTAGTtggtttttaggttttttttttggatctaGATCTTCTTCAGGCATGCCACCACAGGTCGGCGCGCGGTGACCGCCGAGGGCATGCCTAATATGCGTGACCACTGTTGAAGATTGTCTATGGTTCGAAAATTGGCCCATCGCCTTTTTGCGAAGGCCACATGTACCCGGAAGCATCTTTGATGGAGAGATAAGTGCCGCTCAAACGCACTAACCCGCCCGTTGATACCGACGTCAGTAAGGTCCTTCTTACGGCAACTAGTAGTAAGGAAAACGGATATGAGTTGCATTTTGAAAATGTACCGCGACTTTACATCGAGCTTCCTCAGTGAAGTCGTGTGAGAACAGCTTGAAACGACGAAATAGTACTCAgcgcaggggtctccgtcccataaAACATGCCAGACCTTTCAGTACGTCCCAAGTCCGTTGCCTGGTGGGTAGGAGGATAGGACCAGGATTGCATCCAAGCAAAAGCTGCGGGAAACCTTTGGGCTACGGTGCATCAGATGGTGCGAGCCACCCTGTACAACCTTCTTGCCGTGAAGGAAAATTAATTCGAATAACTAAAGGTGGATGAATTATCCTGCGGTCAACTGTGGCATGTGTTCCCTAATGAACCCTAACAAACAGGGGGATGCTCAAAGGTAACGGATGCGGAACTTTCGAGTCAACCGAAAAGATGCGAGGGCTGATGAGGCGTTGTACACAAATTACGAAATGCTAGAAACCTAGATtttagaccccctcccccctggacgctggacaacctgcccccttccaaatttgcaatttcaagcaaacatcacagtttcGTAACGGTCTCAACAACTCTGCGACAGAgtccatcttctagtttaccgccagaacttaacgctcaaaaactccgagcactcgtcgatcagcgtccatgcttcatgtccgtcacatgtcacaagcgtaccaagataaacgaattcgtcaaccacttcaaatcgttccccatctatcttcatctcagcaccaacaccgCGGGGAcacccacgctctctgccagctaccatgtactgtATGTCGTTTTGGCAGaattaatgacaagtcccaatctcctctctcttaaaaggtacgaaggcctcctccacggccttacggttgataccgatgatatcgatgtcgtccgcaaagccaagaagcatgtaagatttcgtgatgatcgtaccgtttctttcgacgtttgctcttcgtactgcaccctcaagagcgatgttaaacagtaggttggagatcgcatccccctgcttcagtccatccaacgttacgaacgcggctgatgtctcgccagctatccgcacgctcgattttgatccctccagtgtcatacgactcagcttaattagtttcgtagggaaaccgtgttccagcatgatctgccacagctcgtttcttttcactgagtcgtatgccgccctgaagtccacaaacagatggtgagtcggtaagttgtactcccggaacttatcgaggatctgtcgcagggtgaagatttgatccgtcgtggaacgcccctgtcgaaaaacagtctggtattcgccaacaaagggttccgttaacggtctcaatctgaagaacaggatacgggagagcactttatatgccgagttgagcaacgttatgcctcgatagttgccacaatccaatcgatggcccttcttatagatagggcatatgaggcttccaaccagtcgtttggatcccgcttcttccgacggtgggttctattttcggcagctcttgcccccctgtacc
It includes:
- the LOC129718005 gene encoding probable 4-coumarate--CoA ligase 1 is translated as MASPRDVFTFFDPVSKVWSGLKTPSIFNPNQSLGALVLTILERNSNKVVQICADTGARTTGAEIRLRAIRIALNLKRMNYGVSKEEVFAMAVRNGEHTAPVLFACFALGIPVNTLDPSFLRDDLSHMLSTVRPKVVFCDTETLQEMLLACDLVELKPRIIVMGDKVTGFDHVDDLLVPSDAENYFVPVNISDPSKHCAIMVCSSGTTGRSKAVCLSHSICIVHVANFFDCYPDDTIFAFSSLYWLSGLIMLLVGTIWGATRVITRNTFSSKLAVDIVERFRVSVVLFPPSQASAIVNDANVGEINFDCVRLALCGGGPVSVRLRSLFNNLLPGKPLQVAYGLTEIGCAVTLTKGGIGCEESVGFPKAGMEVKIADDHGMPLDNGLEGEIYARAKFVFLGYYGNDAATGDILDDEGWLHTGDIGRFDDNGLLYVVDRKKDILKYGNFQIAPSEIEEVVQEIPGVKAVCVVGIPADGNDLPAALVVPKDGGCKAEDILKRVEKKLGNYKQLRGGVYFTTKLPLTPSGKVLRREAKLMVMKMKGD